Proteins from a single region of Rhea pennata isolate bPtePen1 chromosome 4, bPtePen1.pri, whole genome shotgun sequence:
- the NOCT gene encoding nocturnin, whose amino-acid sequence MGNSSSRLYSALAKTLSSSAVPQHRDCLGQPDAAQLDPIDPKDLLEECQMVLQKRPPRFQRDFVDLKASATSSHRPIRVMQWNILAQALGEGKDNFVQCPMEALKWEERKCLILEEILAYKPDILCLQEVDHYFDTFEPLLSRLGYQCTFFPKPWSPCLDVEQNNGPDGCALFFLKDRFELINSANIRLTAMKLKTNQVAIAQTLKCYETGRLFCIAVTHLKARTGWERFRSAQGCDLLQNLKNITQGAKIPLIICGDFNAEPTEEVYKEFSNSSLNLNSAYKLLSPDGQSEPPYTTWKIRPSGECRHTLDYIWYSQHALNVNSALDLLTEEQIGPNRLPSFNYPSDHLSLVCDFSFNQDPDRLL is encoded by the exons AtgggaaacagcagcagccGGCTCTACAGCGCGCTCGCCAAGACGCTGAGCAGCAGCGCCGTGCCCCAGCACCGGGACTGCTTGGGGCAGCCCGACGCGGCGCAGCTGGACCCCATCGACCCCAAGGACCTGCTGGAGGAATGCCAGATGGTCCTGCAGAAGCGGCCGCCCCGGTTTCAGCGGGACTTTGTGGACCTGAAGGCAAGCGCCACCAGTAGCCACCGGCCCATTCGGGTCATGCAGTGGAACATCCTTGCCCAAG CCCTCGGAGAAGGCAAAGACAACTTTGTTCAGTGCCCCATGGAAGCTCtgaaatgggaagaaaggaagtgCCTCATCCTGGAGGAAATCCTCGCGTACAAACCCGATATCTTGTGCCTGCAAGAAGTCGACCACTACTTTGACACCTTTGAGCCACTCCTCAGCCGGCTGGGCTACCAGTGTACTTTCTTCCCGAAGCCGTGGTCCCCGTGCCTAGACGTGGAGCAGAACAACGGGCCGGATGGCTGCGCcttgtttttcctcaaagacCGCTTCGAGCTCATCAACAGCGCTAATATTCGGCTAACTGCAATGAAGCTGAAAACCAACCAAGTGGCCATAGCTCAGACACTGAAGTGTTATGAAACTGGAAGACTGTTCTGCATTGCCGTCACTCACCTGAAAGCCCGTACTGGCTGGGAGAGGTTTCGGTCTGCGCAAGGCTGCGATCTTCTCCAGAACCTGAAGAATATTACCCAAGGAGCAAAGATCCCTCTGATAATCTGCGGAGACTTCAACGCGGAGCCAACTGAAGAAGTCTACAAAGAATTTTCCAACTCCAGCCTCAATTTAAACAGTGCGTACAAGCTGCTGAGCCCCGACGGGCAGTCGGAGCCGCCATACACCACCTGGAAGATCCGGCCCTCGGGAGAGTGCCGGCACACGCTGGATTACATCTGGTATTCGCAGCATGCCTTGAACGTGAACTCGGCTCTGGACTTGCTGACTGAAGAGCAAATTGGACCCAACAGGCTGCCATCGTTCAATTACCCTTCAGATCACCTGTCCTTGGTGTGTGACTTTAGCTTTAATCAAGACCCTGACAGACTGTTATAA